In Antechinus flavipes isolate AdamAnt ecotype Samford, QLD, Australia chromosome 3, AdamAnt_v2, whole genome shotgun sequence, a genomic segment contains:
- the LOC127558225 gene encoding olfactory receptor 14C36-like, producing the protein MSNLNNSITEFLLMEFSDNRELQILYSLLFFLIYSAGLMGNLLIVIIITIDRRLHTPMYFFIRNLSIVDICFISVTVPPASINSLVNNRVISVTGCAIQIFLLVWMAYVEYTLLTVMARDRYVAICHPLLYPVIMNPRACMQMTLTCLFTGILYAGLHTGLTFQLSFCNSNVIHQFFCDIPSLLKISCSEIFFNLISLFASALALVGCFVFIIVSYIRIFSTVLRFPVKEDQRKAFSTCIPHIIVVSLFLISTSYVHLQPPSDSGSIKDIIISVFYSIIPPFLNPILYSLRNQQIKEALRLVMKKKIFLNKA; encoded by the coding sequence atgtcTAACTTGAACAACTCAATAACTGAATTTCTCCTTATGGAGTTTTCTGACAACAGAGAGCTGCAGATCTtatattctttgcttttctttctcatttactcAGCAGGCCTGATGGGAAATCTcctcattgtcatcatcatcaccattgaCAGGAGACTCCATACCCCTATGTACTTTTTCATTAGGAATCTTTCCATTGTGGATATCTGCTTCATATCAGTAACTGTTCCCCCAGCATCCATTAACTCCCTGGTGAACAACAGGGTTATTTCAGTTACTGGATGCGCAATTCAGATATTTCTGCTAGTCTGGATGGCCTATGTTGAGTACACTTTGCTCACTGTCATGGCCCGTGATCGCTATGTTGCCATCTGCCATCCACTTCTTTACCCAGTGATCATGAACCCTCGTGCCTGCATGCAGATGACCTTAACCTGCTTGTTCACTGGGATTTTGTATGCAGGTCTCCATACTGGTTTAACATTTCAATTGTCTTTTTGCAATTCCAATGTGATCCACCAGTTCTTCTGTGATATCCCCTCTCTACTCAAGATTTCTTGTTCAGAGATATTCTTCAATTTGATATCTTTATTTGCCTCTGCTCTAGCACTTGTTGGCTGCTTTGTCTTCATCATTGTATCATATATTCGAATATTTTCCACTGTGCTTAGATTTCCAGTGAAAGAAGACCAAAGAAAAGCCTTCTCTACTTGCATCCCTCACATCATTGTGGTTTCTTTGTTCCTTATTTCAACCTCTTACGTGCACCTACAGCCACCTTCAGACTCTGGGTCTATTAAAGATATAATCATTTCAGTATTCTATTCCATAATTCCTCCCTTTCTGAACCCTATTTTATACAGCCTAAGGAATCAGCAGATAAAAGAGGCTTTAAGATtagtaatgaagaaaaaaatttttttaaataaagcataa